A window of the Brassica napus cultivar Da-Ae chromosome C5, Da-Ae, whole genome shotgun sequence genome harbors these coding sequences:
- the LOC111206411 gene encoding uncharacterized protein LOC111206411 has translation MFFFRRDEPPPLIVRRRFRRGTSSVTQSTSPASSPVAATTPPAAPTPPAARTPPSVASGPSQSSRGGGLPTTMTVAELVRQPGRESLQRLDPNYLIVPNTTWFDLSGNGITNSLLRMEYTMLKRGYPTFYDMPAEDQELWFRQFAQEFTWESGITEQVKIVFRRKAASHYTKRINEWKQKFDVGEVPKHINPDVWRDLCGHWTKDETKSLSTINSQNRCSSRGGKGMFVHNLGATSLQTRALQLMKENGGVPVDDFTLMKNAYTNKKTGVIQDGLIQDVIQVVENRKEDLLATQASMCEEGDSASSNSLTVEQLNNLVLEAVPRKKGRYVGLARSTGGASSSSSAHYPLVHELMEQIKTKDTEIEFLKNDNAEIRVELQQNRTTMEQNNVLTQTLLQKFRSRFGEDF, from the exons atgtttttttttcgtaGGGATGAACCACCTCCTCTTATAGTTAGACGTCGTTTTCGCCGGGGTACTTCTTCAGTCACTCAGAGTACGTCACCCGCTAGTAGCCCAGTTGCAGCTACCACTCCTCCAGCAGCCCCCACCCCTCCAGCAGCCCGCACCCCCCCTTCTGTAGCTTCCGGCCCTTCTCAAAGTTCAAGAGGAGGAGGATTGCCTACTACGATGACTGTTGCGGAGTTAGTTAGGCAACCTGGCCGAGAATCGCTTCAGCGCCTTGATCCAAATTATCTTATTGTCCCAAACACCACTTG GTTTGATTTGTCTGGCAATGGTATCACCAACAGCCTTCTTAGGATGGAGTACACGATGCTAAAGCGTGGTTATCCAACTTTCTATGACATGCCTGCAGAAGATCAAGAACTTTGGTTTCGGCAATTTGCG CAAGAGTTCACTTGGGAATCAGGGATTACCGAACAAGTGAAAATTGTTTTCCGCCGCAAAGCAGCTTCGCACTACACCAAGCGGATCAATGAGTGGAAGCAAAAATTCGATGTTGGTGAGGTCCCGAAGCACATCAACCCAGACGTTTGGCGGGATTTGTGTGGTCATTGGACGAAAGATGAGACAAAGTCTTTGTCGACAATCAACTCGCAAAATCGGTGTAGCAGCCGTGGCGGGAAAGGGATGTTTGTCCACAACTTAGGGGCAACAAGTTTACAGACCCGAGCACTTCAGCTA atGAAGGAAAACGGTGGAGTTCCCGTAGATGATTTTACCCTGATGAAGAATGcctataccaacaagaagactggCGTGATTCAGGATGGACTTATTCAGGACGTAATCCAGGTCGTGGAAAATCGAAAAGAGGATCTCCTCGCGACTCAAGCTTCTATGTGTGAAGAAGGCGATTCTGCATCTTCCAACTCCTTAACCGTAGAGCAACTCAACAACCTTGTTCTCGAG GCTGTTCCAAGGAAAAAGGGCCGTTATGTTGGATTGGCTCGTTCGACCGGaggggcttcttcttcttcttcagctcacTATCCACTGGTTCATGAGCTTATGGAGCAGATTAAGACCAAAGATACGGAGATTGAGTTCCTCAAGAATGACAATGCTGAAATCCGGGTTGAGCTGCAGCAAAACCGAACGACTATGGAGCAAAACAATGTTCTCACCCAGACCTTGTTGCAGAAGTTTAGGAGCCGATTCGGTGAAGacttttag